The Aureitalea marina genome includes a window with the following:
- a CDS encoding glycosyltransferase family 2 protein: MIAPSISVITINFNDSAGLKRTLDSVFSQSYSNLESVVIDGGSTDSSAQVIQSRINEIGKWVSEPDRGIYNAMNKGIKLATGDFILFLNSGDVFTTDESLAKFVQHPNFKGDIIYGDYNFGQGEKLYPDRPSLYFLFKSSLPHQSTLFKADVFERVGLYNEEYKITSDREFYIKALVRGDIEFSHVDVALTTFDQEGISNDPNSRALKQEENHEMLREHFGPFYDDYLQFIQIEHENNRLKRGKLVRFWARFKRKVFGGK; encoded by the coding sequence ATGATAGCCCCATCAATATCTGTAATAACGATCAATTTCAATGACTCCGCGGGTCTTAAGCGAACCTTGGATTCTGTGTTCTCTCAGTCCTACAGCAATTTGGAATCTGTAGTTATCGATGGGGGTTCTACAGATTCAAGTGCCCAGGTTATTCAGTCGAGGATTAATGAGATAGGCAAGTGGGTGAGCGAACCAGATCGAGGTATTTACAACGCCATGAACAAAGGGATCAAACTCGCAACCGGGGATTTCATCCTTTTTCTGAATAGTGGAGACGTGTTTACAACCGATGAGTCGCTTGCCAAATTTGTCCAACATCCCAATTTCAAAGGCGATATTATCTATGGGGATTACAATTTTGGCCAGGGCGAAAAACTGTATCCGGACCGTCCCTCCTTGTACTTTCTCTTTAAAAGCTCTTTACCTCATCAATCTACCCTTTTCAAAGCTGATGTATTTGAACGAGTAGGCCTCTATAACGAAGAGTATAAAATTACCTCAGATCGAGAATTTTATATCAAGGCCTTGGTTAGAGGAGATATTGAATTTAGTCATGTCGATGTTGCACTTACAACTTTCGATCAAGAGGGTATAAGTAATGACCCAAATTCCAGAGCGCTAAAACAGGAGGAAAATCACGAGATGCTGAGAGAACATTTCGGACCCTTTTATGATGATTATTTGCAATTTATTCAGATCGAACATGAGAATAACAGGCTGAAAAGAGGGAAGCTTGTTCGATTCTGGGCTCGGTTTAAAAGGAAGGTGTTTGGAGGAAAATAA